In Anaerobacillus isosaccharinicus, one genomic interval encodes:
- the opp4C gene encoding oligopeptide ABC transporter permease: MAKLEVKLPNQKTLDVQSLGERRSLLSIIVAKFLQNKLAVIGLVMLAIIVFSALLAPWIAPHDPDFQNLRNRLAAPSAEFLLGTDHLGRDIFSRLLFGGRVSLFVGFVAMIGAVTIGTTVGAVAGYFGGLVDSILMRLVDIIISFPNIFLLITLVAVLEPSIDKLIMVFAFLSWTGTARLVRGEFLTLKKREFVLAARTIGMSNTRIIFGQILPSAFGPVIVAATLAVGGFILAESALSFLGLGVQPPTSTWGNMLTYSQSVTIFRTAWWYPTFPGLMILLTVLSFNFVGDGLRDALDPRVIEK; the protein is encoded by the coding sequence TTGGCAAAACTAGAAGTTAAACTTCCAAACCAAAAAACACTTGATGTGCAATCATTGGGGGAAAGACGTTCCCTCTTATCCATTATCGTTGCAAAATTCTTACAAAATAAATTAGCTGTTATTGGTTTAGTAATGCTAGCAATCATTGTTTTTAGTGCTCTTTTAGCTCCTTGGATTGCACCACATGATCCCGATTTCCAAAACTTGAGAAACCGTTTAGCGGCTCCAAGTGCCGAGTTCCTTTTGGGTACGGATCATTTAGGAAGAGATATTTTTAGCCGTCTATTATTTGGTGGTCGAGTATCACTATTCGTTGGGTTTGTAGCCATGATTGGTGCTGTCACAATTGGTACAACAGTAGGTGCAGTTGCTGGTTATTTTGGTGGCTTAGTAGATTCAATTTTAATGCGATTAGTAGATATTATCATTTCATTCCCTAACATCTTTCTATTAATTACACTAGTTGCTGTACTTGAGCCGAGCATTGATAAACTTATTATGGTATTTGCTTTCTTAAGTTGGACAGGAACTGCTCGTTTAGTACGTGGTGAGTTCTTAACATTAAAGAAACGAGAGTTTGTATTAGCAGCGCGTACAATTGGGATGTCAAATACAAGAATTATTTTTGGACAAATTTTACCGAGTGCATTTGGCCCTGTCATTGTAGCAGCGACACTTGCAGTAGGTGGCTTTATATTAGCTGAATCAGCGTTAAGTTTCTTAGGGTTAGGTGTACAACCACCAACTTCGACTTGGGGTAACATGCTTACGTATTCCCAAAGTGTCACGATTTTTAGAACTGCTTGGTGGTATCCTACTTTCCCAGGTTTGATGATTTTACTTACTGTATTATCATTTAACTTTGTTGGTGACGGTTTACGTGATGCGTTAGATCCAAGAGTAATAGAAAAGTAA
- a CDS encoding cytochrome c3 family protein encodes MGEMLKKLDKKILLFTLIGVFAGIVLFAGTASTLKATDTGEFCSSCHIMGTAYETFANSNHASLACNDCHLPQDNAVNKLVEKAKAGMGHMYMNTLGASKIPDVLHATGNSQEIIQQNCISCHEPSLQNVSHDVKGSCIDCHRQVPHSKGDFRPAEWFEPREFFFMEPGRK; translated from the coding sequence ATGGGGGAAATGCTTAAGAAGCTAGATAAGAAGATTTTGTTATTTACGCTAATCGGTGTGTTCGCAGGGATCGTACTTTTTGCAGGAACTGCAAGTACACTGAAAGCTACAGACACTGGTGAGTTTTGTTCTAGCTGCCACATTATGGGAACGGCTTATGAAACTTTTGCTAATTCTAACCATGCATCGTTAGCTTGTAATGACTGTCACTTGCCACAAGATAATGCAGTTAACAAGTTAGTTGAAAAAGCAAAAGCTGGCATGGGTCACATGTACATGAATACTTTGGGAGCAAGTAAAATTCCAGATGTACTTCATGCAACAGGTAACTCGCAAGAAATAATTCAACAGAACTGCATTAGTTGTCATGAACCAAGCTTACAAAATGTATCACATGATGTTAAAGGAAGTTGTATCGATTGTCACCGCCAAGTTCCGCACAGTAAGGGTGACTTTAGACCAGCTGAGTGGTTTGAACCAAGAGAATTCTTCTTTATGGAACCAGGTAGAAAATAA
- a CDS encoding ammonia-forming cytochrome c nitrite reductase subunit c552, which produces MKGMKKMGSNHKKPLLLMVLSFLLMLALVGCASSQAKEKEPINTGLDPAEWNSYAFKDKYPLHWESFMKNMVNEKEVKPKNDPSIEPYLPILWNGFGFAVEYNLTRGHTYAFEDQMVVRRITGNPNAISACMSCKTTLFPKMMEEFGDQAFKLNYHEEAMPWIDKMTAPDKDRELGTYGHASVGCSTCHDPVTMDLRIAMPQLTLSLENMDPEIMQRQLGFTLDTITQHDMRSLVCAQCHVEYYFDPANNAHTTFPWTEGVRMENMWDHYEEIWEKDGEFQGEYVSRLTNQPILKAQHPEYELWSYGPHQTVSCADCHMPYQRVDGKKKISSHRWGSPMKTAEESCRTCHADKSETELKDRVKDIQTVHKSALLEAQDIGATATYYVNRMITRQVDEAKIKEAQYLLREGQWFWDIIAAENSKGFHNPQGAMESFRRSIKASSQAIELATIELMKLGEDIDELKKQIEITKQNVVNETVSHEKHLQAINEWFPNHRDKQ; this is translated from the coding sequence ATGAAAGGAATGAAAAAAATGGGGAGCAATCATAAAAAACCATTATTATTGATGGTACTATCATTCTTGTTAATGCTTGCATTAGTAGGATGCGCAAGTTCACAAGCAAAAGAAAAAGAACCAATCAACACCGGACTTGATCCAGCAGAATGGAATAGCTACGCATTTAAGGATAAATACCCGTTACATTGGGAAAGTTTTATGAAAAACATGGTTAATGAAAAAGAGGTTAAGCCAAAGAATGATCCTTCAATTGAGCCATACTTACCGATTTTATGGAATGGTTTTGGATTTGCGGTAGAGTATAACTTAACTCGTGGGCACACATATGCATTTGAAGATCAAATGGTTGTAAGACGTATTACAGGTAACCCAAATGCAATATCTGCTTGTATGTCTTGTAAAACGACACTATTCCCTAAAATGATGGAAGAGTTTGGCGATCAAGCATTTAAGTTAAATTACCACGAAGAAGCAATGCCTTGGATTGATAAAATGACAGCACCTGATAAAGATCGTGAACTTGGTACTTATGGTCACGCGTCTGTTGGATGTTCTACATGTCATGATCCTGTAACAATGGATTTACGTATTGCAATGCCACAATTAACACTTTCTTTAGAAAATATGGATCCTGAGATCATGCAAAGGCAATTAGGATTTACTTTAGATACAATTACACAACATGACATGCGTTCACTAGTTTGTGCTCAATGTCACGTAGAATACTATTTTGACCCTGCAAACAATGCTCACACAACTTTCCCTTGGACTGAAGGTGTTCGTATGGAAAACATGTGGGATCACTATGAAGAAATTTGGGAAAAAGATGGCGAATTCCAAGGAGAGTATGTTTCACGGTTAACGAACCAACCAATCTTAAAAGCACAACATCCTGAGTATGAATTATGGAGCTACGGCCCTCACCAAACTGTCTCATGTGCTGATTGTCATATGCCTTACCAAAGAGTTGACGGTAAAAAGAAAATCTCTTCTCACCGTTGGGGATCTCCTATGAAGACAGCTGAAGAATCTTGCCGTACTTGCCACGCAGATAAGTCTGAAACTGAACTTAAAGATCGAGTAAAAGATATACAAACGGTTCACAAATCAGCATTACTGGAAGCGCAAGATATTGGTGCAACTGCAACTTATTATGTAAACAGAATGATTACTCGTCAAGTTGACGAAGCAAAGATTAAAGAAGCGCAATATTTACTACGCGAAGGACAATGGTTCTGGGATATTATTGCAGCTGAAAACTCTAAAGGTTTCCACAACCCACAAGGTGCTATGGAATCGTTTAGAAGATCTATCAAAGCTTCTTCTCAAGCAATTGAACTTGCTACGATTGAATTAATGAAACTTGGTGAAGATATTGATGAATTAAAGAAACAGATCGAAATTACTAAGCAAAACGTAGTAAACGAAACTGTTTCACACGAAAAACATCTTCAAGCAATCAACGAGTGGTTCCCGAACCACCGTGACAAACAATAA